A window of Solanum stenotomum isolate F172 chromosome 3, ASM1918654v1, whole genome shotgun sequence contains these coding sequences:
- the LOC125857707 gene encoding kinetochore protein SPC25 homolog isoform X1, protein MKISVGEITRNKMEELRLVCDREIPIQQQRIDAATRSFKKSLDSTKAQAQETLQLQSAKLGKLKVELRELEDKLVKALAAKTRKEAKQIAVADSISATKDKVEELRGVVENQRARKDEYAAIISQQADELKACEEKHNQTAEQREEIEEAIAWYNKVLGLRIECGHGVKFIFTNIDANNQDKEYFFTVRHENDVYTLIECDPQLNDAKELLRELNTSNGLFKFVRTMREKFQAAVTHGTFPDIASRDQDTFMISVSAPVSSMSTDSRSEFLSQQQEHQSDEHNKNSKKLDRAKGSRAALLSPGSASSLRRSPRFKVKR, encoded by the exons ATGAAGATCAGCGTAGGGGAAATTACTAGGAACAAAATGGAGGAACTTAGATTGGTTTGTGACAGGGAGATTCCAATTCAACAGCAGAGAATCGATGCTGCCACTCGTTCCTTCAAAAAATCTCTCGATTCAACCAAGGCACAAGCACAAGAAACTCTTCAATTACAGT CAGCAAAACTTGGCAAGTTAAAAGTTGAGCTGAGGGAGTTGGAAGACAAATTGGTGAAAGCACTTGCAG CGAAGACCCGAAAAGAGGCAAAGCAGATAGCAGTAGCAGACTCAATATCTGCTACAAAAGATAAAGTAGAAGAACTTAGAGGGGTTGTGGAAAACCAAAGGGCCAGAAAAGATGAATATGCAGCCATAATATCTCAACAAGCTGATG AACTCAAAGCATGTGAAGAAAAGCATAATCAGACTGCTGAACAGAGAGAGGAAATAGAAGAGGCTATTGCGTGGTATAATAAGGTGCTTGGATTACGTATTGAATGTGGCCATG GAGTGAAATTCATATTTACCAATATTGATGCCAATAATCAGGATAAGGAGTACTTTTTTACCGTACGTCATGAGAATGATGTGTATACTT TGATTGAATGTGATCCACAACTAAATGACGCAAAAGAGCTGCTCAGAGAGTTAAATACAAGCAATGGACTGTTCAAGTTTGTCAGGACTATGAGAGAAAAGTTTCAAGCAGCCGTAACACATG GAACATTTCCTGATATAGCATCCCGCGATCAAGACACTTTCATGATCTCTGTGTCTGCCCCAGTTTCTTCCATGTCAACTGATAGTAGAAGTGAGTTTTTATCCCAGCAACAGGAGCATCAATCTGATGAACATAACAAAAATTCCAAGAAACTTGACCGTGCCAAAGGGAGTAGGGCAGCACTCCTATCTCCTGGATCTGCGTCATCTCTCCGGCGTTCTCCTCGTTTTAAG GTCAAAAGATGA
- the LOC125857707 gene encoding kinetochore protein SPC25 homolog isoform X2 has translation MKISVGEITRNKMEELRLVCDREIPIQQQRIDAATRSFKKSLDSTKAQAQETLQLQSKLGKLKVELRELEDKLVKALAAKTRKEAKQIAVADSISATKDKVEELRGVVENQRARKDEYAAIISQQADELKACEEKHNQTAEQREEIEEAIAWYNKVLGLRIECGHGVKFIFTNIDANNQDKEYFFTVRHENDVYTLIECDPQLNDAKELLRELNTSNGLFKFVRTMREKFQAAVTHGTFPDIASRDQDTFMISVSAPVSSMSTDSRSEFLSQQQEHQSDEHNKNSKKLDRAKGSRAALLSPGSASSLRRSPRFKVKR, from the exons ATGAAGATCAGCGTAGGGGAAATTACTAGGAACAAAATGGAGGAACTTAGATTGGTTTGTGACAGGGAGATTCCAATTCAACAGCAGAGAATCGATGCTGCCACTCGTTCCTTCAAAAAATCTCTCGATTCAACCAAGGCACAAGCACAAGAAACTCTTCAATTACAGT CAAAACTTGGCAAGTTAAAAGTTGAGCTGAGGGAGTTGGAAGACAAATTGGTGAAAGCACTTGCAG CGAAGACCCGAAAAGAGGCAAAGCAGATAGCAGTAGCAGACTCAATATCTGCTACAAAAGATAAAGTAGAAGAACTTAGAGGGGTTGTGGAAAACCAAAGGGCCAGAAAAGATGAATATGCAGCCATAATATCTCAACAAGCTGATG AACTCAAAGCATGTGAAGAAAAGCATAATCAGACTGCTGAACAGAGAGAGGAAATAGAAGAGGCTATTGCGTGGTATAATAAGGTGCTTGGATTACGTATTGAATGTGGCCATG GAGTGAAATTCATATTTACCAATATTGATGCCAATAATCAGGATAAGGAGTACTTTTTTACCGTACGTCATGAGAATGATGTGTATACTT TGATTGAATGTGATCCACAACTAAATGACGCAAAAGAGCTGCTCAGAGAGTTAAATACAAGCAATGGACTGTTCAAGTTTGTCAGGACTATGAGAGAAAAGTTTCAAGCAGCCGTAACACATG GAACATTTCCTGATATAGCATCCCGCGATCAAGACACTTTCATGATCTCTGTGTCTGCCCCAGTTTCTTCCATGTCAACTGATAGTAGAAGTGAGTTTTTATCCCAGCAACAGGAGCATCAATCTGATGAACATAACAAAAATTCCAAGAAACTTGACCGTGCCAAAGGGAGTAGGGCAGCACTCCTATCTCCTGGATCTGCGTCATCTCTCCGGCGTTCTCCTCGTTTTAAG GTCAAAAGATGA
- the LOC125857705 gene encoding short-chain dehydrogenase TIC 32 B, chloroplastic-like, which yields MKATLKYLAGIAGPSGYGSKTTAEQATRDFSNSSNSQLTAIITGATSGIGAETARVLAKRGVRIVLPARDLKKAEIVKEFIQKETPMAQIILLEIDLSSFASIQRFCAEFLSLQLPLHILINNAGKFSQKLEFSEDKIEMTFATNYLGHFLLTELLLEKMVETAEGSGIQGRIVNVTSVVHNWVKRDQFRFSQLLNPKKYYNGTRAYAQSKLANILHAKELSRQLKARNANVTINAVHPGIVKTGIIRDHKGFITDSLYFMASKLLKSTSQGAASTCYVALSPQTEGMSGKYFADCNESHSSVLANDEIEAHKLWKGTRVLIYRRFLPHVN from the exons ATGAAGGCAACTCTCAAATATTTGGCTGGCATTGCTGGCCCAAGTGGTTATGGTTCTAAAACAACTGCTGAACAGGCAACTAGAGATTTCTCTAATTCCTCTAATTCTCAACTCACTGCAATTATCACTG GCGCAACATCAGGGATTGGAGCAGAAACAGCAAGAGTACTAGCAAAAAGGGGTGTAAGAATAGTGTTACCAGCAAGAGACTTAAAAAAAGCAGAAATTGTGAAGgaatttatacaaaaagaaACTCCAATGgctcaaattatattattagaaATTGATTTGAGTTCATTTGCTTCAATTCAGAGATTTTGTGCTGAGTTTTTGTCTTTACAACTCCCTCTTCACATCCTCAt AAATAATGCAGGGAAATTTTCACAGAAATTGGAGTTTTCTGAAGACAAAATTGAGATGACTTTTGCTACAAACTACTTAG GTCATTTTCTATTGACAGAGTTGTTATTAGAGAAAATGGTGGAGACAGCAGAAGGAAGTGGGATTCAAGGAAGAATAGTGAATGTTACTTCAGTAGTTCATAATTGGGTGAAAAGAGATCAATTCCGTTTCTCCCAATTGCTCAATCCTAAAAAATA TTATAATGGTACTCGTGCATATGCTCAATCAAAATTAGCCAACATTTTACATGCCAAGGAATTGTCAAGACAACTaaag GCAAGAAATGCAAATGTAACTATCAATGCAGTCCATCCTGGAATTGTAAAAACTGGAATTATCAGAGATCACAAAGGCTTTATCACTG ATTCTCTCTATTTTATGGCATCAAAGCTTCTAAAGTCAACATCACAG GGTGCAGCAAGCACATGTTATGTAGCATTGAGCCCACAAACAGAAGGGATGAGTGGGAAATACTTTGCAGACTGTAATGAAAGTCACTCTTCAGTTTTAGCAAATGATGAAATTGAAGCTCATAAACTTTGGAAGGGTACTCGTGTTCTTATCTATAGAAGATTTCTTCCACATGTAAAttga